In the genome of Carnobacterium pleistocenium FTR1, one region contains:
- a CDS encoding ROK family protein, producing MVYLGIDIGGTETNYGLINDQGELGTIKTRKTPMESLTCFLDMMGDIYDEYAHQIEGMAISMPGIIHSKTGYAVHGGSLKYIKKMNMVEMLETRCQTTIHVENDGKAATLGELWKGNLRNIQHGIMLNLGTGIGGGIVVNGELLKGQHYSAGEFSFIKTNVAKSKDTDYMFGFQNGIKRLFQKLAIQCEIPVESVDGYKMYELIEAGNKKAANCLNDYCYTLAIQLFNLQTILDSERVIISGGISGNPLLVQLIKENVKKVYEEELGEGVFVIPTIMESKFGNNGNIIGALYNYKLNEE from the coding sequence ATGGTTTACTTAGGTATTGATATTGGAGGAACAGAAACAAATTATGGATTGATTAATGATCAAGGCGAGTTAGGGACCATAAAAACTAGAAAAACACCAATGGAGTCTTTAACATGTTTTCTAGATATGATGGGAGATATCTATGATGAATATGCTCATCAGATAGAAGGGATGGCTATCAGTATGCCTGGCATTATTCATTCCAAAACAGGCTATGCGGTCCACGGTGGATCTTTAAAGTACATTAAAAAAATGAATATGGTCGAAATGTTGGAAACAAGATGTCAAACAACTATTCATGTAGAAAATGATGGAAAGGCTGCTACGCTTGGCGAATTATGGAAAGGGAATTTAAGAAATATCCAACATGGCATCATGCTCAATCTAGGAACCGGCATTGGCGGAGGAATAGTTGTAAATGGAGAATTACTTAAAGGACAACATTATTCAGCAGGAGAATTTTCTTTTATTAAAACAAATGTTGCTAAAAGTAAGGATACTGATTATATGTTTGGATTTCAAAATGGAATAAAAAGGTTGTTTCAAAAACTAGCTATTCAATGTGAAATTCCGGTAGAGTCTGTCGATGGGTACAAAATGTACGAATTAATTGAAGCAGGCAATAAAAAAGCTGCAAATTGTTTAAATGATTATTGCTACACATTAGCCATTCAATTGTTTAATCTGCAAACGATTTTAGATTCAGAAAGAGTGATTATTAGTGGTGGAATCAGCGGAAATCCATTATTGGTTCAACTAATCAAAGAGAATGTAAAAAAAGTATATGAAGAAGAATTAGGAGAAGGGGTTTTTGTAATACCAACTATTATGGAAAGTAAATTTGGAAACAACGGAAATATCATTGGAGCATTGTATAATTACAAACTAAATGAAGAATAA